A region of Rhizorhabdus wittichii RW1 DNA encodes the following proteins:
- a CDS encoding 4-hydroxybenzoate octaprenyltransferase (TIGRFAM: 4-hydroxybenzoate polyprenyl transferase~PFAM: UbiA prenyltransferase) gives MGVWAGVWAMGLPKAWLFPYLPPMADEVEEIVPDSELRGIARRLPPGLRPYWLLARFDRPIGSWLLFWPGAWAIALAGGAVARWDLILWFALGAVAMRGAGCVYNDIVDRDLDRKVARTALRPLASGRIGLRAAWAWLGLLCLVGLVVLVQLNLVAALAALASLGAVAAYPFMKRITWWPQAWLGLVFSWAALVGWPAVTGGFSPVQGLLYAGSIFWVIGYDTIYALQDVEDDALAGVKSSARALGAHARAGIGIFYGLALGCWIAAFWLLRPQLLGTLALLPMALHLAWQVAGLRIDDPADALARFRANRFAGLLMFLACLVVGATA, from the coding sequence ATGGGGGTCTGGGCGGGGGTCTGGGCCATGGGACTTCCGAAGGCGTGGCTTTTCCCCTACCTGCCGCCCATGGCCGACGAAGTCGAGGAAATCGTGCCCGATAGCGAGCTGCGCGGGATCGCCCGCCGGCTGCCGCCGGGCCTGCGCCCCTATTGGCTGCTCGCCCGGTTCGACCGGCCGATCGGAAGCTGGCTGCTGTTCTGGCCCGGCGCCTGGGCGATCGCGCTGGCGGGCGGGGCGGTCGCGCGCTGGGACCTGATCCTGTGGTTCGCGCTTGGCGCGGTCGCGATGCGCGGCGCGGGCTGCGTCTACAACGACATCGTCGACCGCGACCTCGATCGCAAGGTGGCGCGCACCGCCCTGCGTCCGCTGGCGAGCGGACGCATCGGCCTCAGGGCGGCCTGGGCCTGGCTGGGGCTGCTCTGCCTGGTCGGGCTGGTCGTGCTGGTCCAGCTCAACCTGGTCGCCGCGCTCGCCGCGCTCGCCAGCCTCGGCGCGGTTGCCGCCTATCCCTTCATGAAGCGGATCACCTGGTGGCCGCAGGCCTGGCTCGGCTTGGTCTTCTCCTGGGCTGCGCTGGTCGGCTGGCCGGCGGTGACGGGCGGCTTCTCGCCGGTGCAGGGGCTGCTCTATGCCGGATCGATCTTCTGGGTGATCGGCTACGACACCATCTACGCGCTGCAGGACGTCGAGGACGACGCGCTTGCCGGGGTCAAGTCCTCGGCCCGCGCGCTCGGCGCCCATGCGCGGGCCGGCATCGGCATCTTCTATGGGCTCGCGCTCGGCTGCTGGATCGCCGCCTTCTGGCTGCTCCGGCCGCAGTTGCTCGGCACGCTGGCGCTGCTGCCGATGGCGCTGCACCTCGCCTGGCAGGTGGCGGGGCTGCGCATCGACGATCCGGCCGACGCGCTCGCCCGCTTCCGCGCGAACCGCTTCGCCGGGCTGTTGATGTTCCTCGCCTGCCTCGTGGTCGGCGCCACGGCCTAG
- a CDS encoding peptidase U62, modulator of DNA gyrase (PFAM: peptidase U62, modulator of DNA gyrase), giving the protein MLSLSEAESRTADLAAAARKAGADAADVIYVCNNATQISVRLGALEDVERSEGEEIGLRLFVGRRSASVSSSDLSQPALDALVERAVAMAREAPEDPYAGLAPEDRLLRGALPDVDGDDGADPSPAELRERAEAAEAAARAVEGVTNSEGAGASASRTVIALATSTGFARGYSNSGYGCSASVIAGEGGGMQRDYAYHSVRHLADLEDAAAIGARAGDRAVKRLNPGKLSSGAMPVVYDPRVGSGMLGHLAGAITGSAVARRTSFLLDKLGEQVFARGIVVRDDPLRKRGLRSKPFDGEGLPTAARDIIADGVLTGWIMDSASARQLGLEPTGHATRGVGGPPGSGLTNLYLEAGPLSPEELIADIKLGVYVTELIGQGVNGVTGDYSRGASGFVIRDGRLCEPVAEITVAGNLKDMFREMTPASDLVFRRAVDAPTIRIEGMTVAGA; this is encoded by the coding sequence ATGCTCAGCCTCTCCGAAGCCGAAAGCCGTACCGCCGACCTCGCCGCCGCCGCGCGCAAGGCCGGGGCGGACGCCGCCGACGTCATCTACGTCTGCAACAATGCGACCCAGATATCGGTGCGCCTCGGCGCGCTCGAGGATGTCGAGCGGTCGGAGGGCGAGGAGATCGGCCTGCGGCTGTTCGTCGGCCGCCGCTCGGCGAGCGTCTCGTCGTCGGACCTGTCGCAGCCGGCGCTCGACGCGCTGGTCGAGCGCGCGGTGGCGATGGCGCGCGAGGCGCCCGAGGATCCCTATGCCGGCCTCGCGCCCGAGGACCGGCTGCTGCGCGGCGCGCTGCCCGATGTCGACGGCGACGACGGCGCCGACCCGTCGCCCGCCGAGCTGCGCGAGCGCGCCGAGGCGGCGGAGGCGGCGGCCCGCGCGGTCGAGGGCGTCACCAACAGCGAGGGCGCCGGGGCCTCGGCCAGCCGCACCGTCATCGCGCTCGCCACCAGCACCGGCTTCGCGCGTGGCTATTCGAACAGCGGCTATGGCTGCTCGGCCAGCGTCATCGCCGGCGAGGGCGGCGGCATGCAGCGCGACTATGCCTATCATTCGGTGCGGCACCTGGCCGACCTCGAGGATGCGGCGGCGATCGGCGCGCGGGCCGGCGACCGCGCCGTCAAGCGGCTCAACCCCGGCAAGCTGTCGAGCGGCGCGATGCCGGTGGTCTACGATCCGCGCGTGGGATCGGGGATGCTCGGCCATCTCGCCGGGGCGATCACCGGATCGGCCGTCGCGCGGCGGACCAGCTTCCTGCTCGACAAGCTGGGCGAGCAGGTCTTCGCCAGGGGCATCGTCGTGCGCGACGATCCGCTGCGCAAGCGGGGCCTGCGCTCCAAGCCGTTCGACGGCGAGGGGTTGCCGACCGCGGCGCGCGACATCATCGCCGACGGCGTGCTGACCGGCTGGATCATGGATTCGGCCTCGGCCCGCCAGCTCGGGCTGGAGCCGACCGGCCATGCCACGCGCGGCGTCGGCGGCCCGCCGGGATCGGGGCTCACCAACCTCTATCTGGAGGCGGGGCCGCTCTCGCCCGAGGAACTGATCGCCGACATCAAGCTGGGCGTCTACGTCACCGAGCTGATCGGGCAGGGCGTCAACGGCGTCACCGGCGACTATAGCCGCGGCGCATCGGGCTTCGTGATCCGCGACGGCCGCCTCTGCGAGCCGGTCGCCGAGATCACCGTCGCCGGCAATCTCAAGGATATGTTCCGCGAAATGACGCCGGCCTCGGATCTTGTCTTCCGTCGCGCCGTTGATGCCCCGACGATCAGGATCGAAGG
- a CDS encoding glutamate--cysteine ligase (TIGRFAM: glutamate--cysteine ligase~PFAM: glutamate--cysteine ligase, GCS2): MSTRKASDGEDPLIESREDLLSVFVGGEKPKDRWRIGTEHEKFVFFEDSHRAPSYEERGGIHALLIGLTKYGWRPVYEGENIIALEGEDGNVSLEPAGQFELSGAPLDNLHQTCAETGRHLEQVKAIGEKLGIGYLGLGLWPDKRRDELPIMPKGRYDIMLRHMPRVGTMGLDMMLRTCTVQTNLDYASEADMVRKFRLSLALQPLATALFANSPFLEGKPNGFLSYRSHIWTDTDPHRTGMLPFVFEDGFGYERYADYMLDVPMYFAFRDGYVDAAGLSFRDFMDGKLPVLPGERPTIGDWQDHLSTAFPEVRLKSFLEMRGADGGPHDRICALPAFWVGLLYDDGALDAAWDLVKHWTIEDHHRIRADVPKLGLRAAGPRGRSLLDLAKIVLDIAADGLKARARLNGAGDDERGFLTPLREIVASGKTPAERLLDLYHGAWGGDISHVYRDARF; this comes from the coding sequence ATGAGCACGCGCAAGGCCTCCGATGGCGAAGATCCCCTGATCGAATCCCGCGAGGACCTGCTGTCGGTCTTCGTCGGCGGCGAAAAGCCCAAGGATCGATGGCGGATCGGCACCGAGCACGAGAAATTCGTGTTCTTCGAGGATTCGCACCGCGCGCCCTCCTATGAGGAGCGCGGCGGCATCCACGCGCTGCTGATCGGGCTGACCAAATATGGCTGGCGCCCGGTCTACGAGGGCGAGAACATCATCGCGCTCGAAGGCGAGGACGGCAATGTCAGCCTGGAGCCGGCGGGCCAGTTCGAGCTGTCGGGCGCCCCGCTCGACAATCTCCACCAGACCTGCGCCGAGACCGGCCGCCACCTCGAACAGGTCAAGGCGATCGGCGAGAAGCTCGGCATCGGCTATCTCGGGCTCGGCCTGTGGCCCGACAAGCGCCGCGACGAGCTGCCGATCATGCCCAAGGGCCGCTACGACATCATGCTGCGCCACATGCCGCGCGTCGGCACGATGGGGCTCGACATGATGCTGCGCACCTGCACCGTCCAGACCAACCTCGACTATGCGAGCGAGGCGGACATGGTGCGTAAGTTCCGCCTCAGCCTGGCGCTGCAGCCGCTGGCGACCGCGCTGTTCGCCAACTCGCCCTTCCTGGAGGGCAAGCCCAACGGCTTCCTCAGCTATCGCAGCCACATCTGGACCGACACCGATCCGCACCGCACCGGCATGCTGCCGTTCGTGTTCGAGGACGGCTTCGGCTATGAACGCTACGCCGACTACATGCTCGACGTGCCGATGTATTTCGCCTTCCGCGACGGCTATGTCGACGCGGCCGGGCTCAGCTTCCGCGACTTCATGGACGGCAAGCTGCCGGTGCTGCCGGGCGAGCGGCCGACGATCGGCGACTGGCAGGACCATCTGTCGACCGCCTTCCCCGAGGTCCGGCTCAAGAGCTTCCTCGAGATGCGCGGCGCCGACGGCGGGCCGCACGACCGGATCTGCGCGCTGCCGGCCTTCTGGGTCGGCCTGCTCTACGACGACGGCGCGCTCGACGCCGCCTGGGACCTGGTCAAGCACTGGACGATCGAGGACCATCACCGCATCCGCGCCGACGTGCCGAAGCTCGGCCTGCGCGCCGCCGGACCGCGCGGGCGCAGCCTGCTCGACCTCGCGAAGATCGTGCTCGACATCGCGGCGGACGGGCTGAAGGCGCGCGCCCGGCTGAACGGCGCGGGCGACGACGAGCGCGGCTTCCTCACCCCGCTGCGCGAGATCGTCGCGAGCGGCAAGACGCCGGCCGAGCGGCTGCTCGATCTCTATCATGGCGCCTGGGGCGGCGACATCAGCCACGTCTATCGCGACGCCCGCTTCTGA
- a CDS encoding protein of unknown function DUF558 (PFAM: protein of unknown function DUF558), whose translation MMRLKAGDAIALFDDMSGEWRAVIEQVGKRAVAVRVEQRMREREAVPDLWLVAAPIKKGRIDWVAEKACELGVARWRPVITRRTIVDRLNLDRLRAHMIEAAEQCERTALPILDEPVKLSAMLRDWPADRALIFADEEGGMPMAEAVKPGPAAILIGPEGGFTDEERAAILAVPQAVGVSLGPRILRADTAMAAAVALWMGLAGDWRSGQ comes from the coding sequence GTGATGCGGTTGAAGGCGGGCGACGCGATCGCGCTGTTCGACGACATGAGCGGCGAATGGCGCGCGGTGATCGAGCAGGTCGGCAAGCGCGCCGTCGCCGTCCGCGTCGAGCAGCGGATGCGCGAGCGCGAGGCGGTGCCCGACCTGTGGCTGGTCGCCGCGCCGATCAAGAAGGGCCGGATCGACTGGGTCGCGGAGAAGGCGTGCGAGCTGGGCGTCGCGCGCTGGCGGCCGGTGATCACCCGGCGCACCATCGTCGACCGGTTGAACCTCGACCGGCTGCGCGCGCACATGATCGAGGCGGCCGAGCAGTGCGAGCGCACCGCGCTGCCGATCCTCGACGAGCCGGTGAAGCTGAGCGCGATGCTGCGCGACTGGCCCGCCGACCGGGCGCTGATCTTCGCCGACGAGGAAGGCGGCATGCCGATGGCCGAGGCGGTGAAGCCCGGCCCGGCGGCGATCCTGATCGGCCCCGAAGGCGGCTTCACCGACGAGGAGCGCGCCGCGATCCTGGCGGTGCCGCAGGCGGTCGGCGTGTCGCTCGGCCCGCGCATCCTGCGCGCCGATACGGCGATGGCGGCGGCGGTCGCACTGTGGATGGGACTGGCCGGCGACTGGCGCTCCGGACAATAA